A genomic region of Dreissena polymorpha isolate Duluth1 chromosome 4, UMN_Dpol_1.0, whole genome shotgun sequence contains the following coding sequences:
- the LOC127878126 gene encoding uncharacterized protein LOC127878126 — protein MMWSSAKWRIVLLAVFVASVKTQVGPLDNSSIAADPIDTRPCYPLPTPTPNITDWDGAVIDTEWWQYIRRGLRQTRAPSELASSYSSIESRCIAPENIVYDNRRFYWEIACPYDVYWLGRFNHPVEGKCWVLNPCWQRIRAVKCRTELCNTRCRVAHPQVRNSVCLANNYQTYTVWAFCPDAIRRCQIRPWTCIKRIRVRMPQCCECWSCWDMKVTMPDWKDPG, from the exons ATGATGTGGTCTTCTGCCAAG TGGCGGATAGTTTTGTTAGCTGTTTTTGTGGCATCCGTCAAAACGCAAGTAGGCCCTCTAGACAATAGCAGTATCGCTGCAGATCCCATAGACACCAGGCCGTGCTACCCATTGCCAACCCCCACACCGAATATTACCGACTGGGATGGTGCGGTCATCGACACGGAATG GTGGCAGTACATAAGGAGAGGGTTGAGGCAAACTAGAGCTCCTTCCGAACTGGCGTCTAGCTACTCGAGCATAGAAAGCCGATGCATTGCACCAGAAAACATCGTCTA CGACAATAGGAGGTTCTATTGGGAGATCGCGTGTCCTTACGATGTTTACTGGCTTGGCCGGTTCAACCATCCGGTTGAAGGAAAGTGCTGGGTCCTTAATCCGTGTTGGCAAAGGATCCGAGCGGTCAAATGCAGAAC AGAATTATGCAACACTCGATGTCGTGTAGCCCACCCGCAAGTAAGGAACTCTGTCTGCCTGGCGAACAACTACCAGACATACACGGTCTGGGCCTTCTGTCCCGATGCCATCAGGAGATGTCAGATAAGACCTTGGACTTGCATCAAGAGA ATCAGAGTGCGCATGCCCCAGTGCTGTGAATGCTGGTCATGCTGGGACATGAAGGTCACCATGCCGGACTGGAAGGACCCCGGTTAA